A window of the Apodemus sylvaticus chromosome 15, mApoSyl1.1, whole genome shotgun sequence genome harbors these coding sequences:
- the LOC127665936 gene encoding keratin-associated protein 6-2-like isoform X1, protein MCCNYYSNSCGTGYGCGYGSGSGCGYGSGSGCGYGCGYGSGYGCGYGSGYGCGYGSGYGCGYGSGYGCGYGSGYGCGYGSGYGCGYGSGYGCGYGSSYGCGYGSGYGCGYGSRSGCCGYQPSCYRRCYSCC, encoded by the exons ATGTGTTGTAACTATTACAGCAACTCCTGTGGCACTGGCTATGGCTGTGGAtatggctctggctctggctgtggatatggctctggctctggctgtggATATGGCTGTGGATATGGCTCTGGCTATGGCTGTGGATACGGCTCTGGCTATGGCTGTGGATACGGCTCTGGCTATGGCTGTGGATACGGCTCTGGCTATGGCTGTGGATATGGCTCTGGCTATGGCTGTGGATATGGCTCTGGCTATGGCTGTGGATATGGCTCTGGCTATGGCTGTGGATATGGCTCTAGCTATGGCTGTGGATACGGCTCTGGCTATGGTTGTGGATATGGTTCCAG GTCTGGCTGCTGTGGCTACCAACCATCTTGCTACAGAAGATGCTATTCTTGCTGTTAG
- the LOC127665936 gene encoding keratin-associated protein 6-2-like isoform X2, protein MCCNYYSNSCGTGYGCGYGSGSGCGYGSGSGCGYGCGYGSGYGCGYGSGYGCGYGSGYGCGYGSGYGCGYGSGSGCCGYQPSCYRRCYSCC, encoded by the exons ATGTGTTGTAACTATTACAGCAACTCCTGTGGCACTGGCTATGGCTGTGGAtatggctctggctctggctgtggatatggctctggctctggctgtggATATGGCTGTGGATATGGCTCTGGCTATGGCTGTGGATACGGCTCTGGCTATGGCTGTGGATACGGCTCTGGCTATGGCTGTGGATACGGCTCTGGCTATGGCTGTGGATATGGCTCTG GGTCTGGCTGCTGTGGCTACCAACCATCTTGCTACAGAAGATGCTATTCTTGCTGTTAG
- the LOC127665937 gene encoding keratin-associated protein 21-1-like, with protein MCCNYYGSSCYGCGYGSGYGCGYGSGYGCGYGSGYGCGYGSGYGCGYGSRYGCGYGSCYGCGYGSGYGCGYGSGSGCCSYRPLCYRNCHSCC; from the exons ATGTGCTGCAACTACTACGGAAgctcct GCTATGGCTGTGGATATGGCTCAGGCTATGGCTGTGGATATGGCTCAGGCTATGGATGTGGATATGGCTCAGGCTATGGCTGTGGATATGGCTCAGGCTATGGCTGTGGATATGGCTCTCGCTATGGCTGTGGATATGGCTCTTGCTATGGCTGTGGATATGGCTCAGGCTATGGCTGTGGATATGGCTCAGGCT CTGGCTGCTGTAGCTACAGACCACTTTGCTATAGAAATTGCCATTCTTGCTGCTAG